GAACTCTTTGGAGTAGCGGCCATTCGATCTCTTGCTCATGTTGAACACCTCCGCTGATAGGGTACACGTTGGTGTCCGATTTTTTCAACTTACCCCAACTATCAAAAGATGATCGCTCTCAACCGCGAAAAGAATCTTATACGGGAAAGCCCTGACAAACGCTTTACGAACTTCTTTTTGGCCCGGGGGAAAGGCGTCAGGCAATTCAATGATCCGTTGAATTGAGGTACGCACCTCCCGCTTGAAACGGGCGCCAAGCCCGGGATATTGAAGTTCGTAATAGGCCACCGCATCACTGAGTTCAAGTTGTGCTTGCGGAACAAAAAACACCTTCATTCGGCAAAAACGTCTTCCAGCGGTATCCCTTTGATCTTGCCAGCGCGATAAGCAGCAAGACGTCGAAGAGCTTCATGGTTCCAAATTTCTTCGATTTTTCGGTCTGGCCGGTCAACGCTTTCCAGCAGCATATCAACCAAGGCGAGGCGCTCTTGTGGTTTTAGTCTCAACGCGTTTTCAAGAATCTCTCTGGTGCCCATTCCTTTTTCCTTCCATGCGACTAGGTGCGAGACAAACCTGCCAACTGTAAGCGCGAAGGAGAGGCAAGTCCGAAACTATATGGACATCATCACCCCTTTTCACCTGAAAATCAACCGGTTAGGGTCATGAGAAAAGGGGTCAAATCTTTATTGTTGACAAGCCTTCCATCCCTCTTTGTTCGCAGATGGGAGATGACTCTCTTTGCGCCTTCTCTCCTTTGCGTGAAACCCGAGCCTGAAAACCTGCCTCACGCCCGTTCGCTGCGCTCTCTCAAGCCGCAAAGAATGCGGAGAAAAACGTTTTTTTCTTGAACGCA
This region of Geoalkalibacter ferrihydriticus DSM 17813 genomic DNA includes:
- a CDS encoding type II toxin-antitoxin system RelE/ParE family toxin, which produces MKVFFVPQAQLELSDAVAYYELQYPGLGARFKREVRTSIQRIIELPDAFPPGQKEVRKAFVRAFPYKILFAVESDHLLIVGVS
- a CDS encoding addiction module protein, which translates into the protein MGTREILENALRLKPQERLALVDMLLESVDRPDRKIEEIWNHEALRRLAAYRAGKIKGIPLEDVFAE